Proteins from a genomic interval of Plasmodium berghei ANKA genome assembly, chromosome: 6:
- a CDS encoding peptidyl-prolyl cis-trans isomerase, putative, with amino-acid sequence MKIPNPRVYLDVAIGGRNAGRLIFELFMDKLPITCENFRCLCTGETGLGYYLKPRWYKNSLIHRIVTDFMFQGGDFNFGNGYGGESIYGQYFRNEKFIYKHSKRGVLSMCQTSIKHTNNSQFFVTFKSCPWLDKKHVVFGNLEYGFDTLSYIEEQATLIGKPKKQVYIYNCGSIPLDKIKYKSRTNLNDDYIIPEIEMPLLEKEIGFNENSDINELKKIYKNSKRF; translated from the exons atgaaaataccTAACCCTCGAGTTTATTTGGATGTTGCAATTGGGGGGAGAAATGCAGGAAGATTGATATTTGaa CTTTTCATGGATAAATTACCAATAACCTGTGAAAATTTTCGATGTCTCTGTACAG gaGAAACAGGACTAGGTTATTACTTAAAACCAAGGTGGTATAAGAATTCGCTTATCCATAGAATAGTTACCgatttt aTGTTTCAAGGAGGTGATTTTAATTTTGGAAATGGATATGGAGGCGAATCGATATATGGCCAATACTTTCGAAATGAAAAGTTTATTTACAAACATTCAAAAAGAG GCGTTTTATCAATGTGTCAAACAAGTATAAAACATACAAATAATTCTCAATTTTTTGTAACATTTAAAAGTTGTCCCTGGCTAGACAAGAAACAT GTTGTTTTTGGAAACCTTGAATATGGATTTGACACACTATCGTATATTGAAGAGCAAGCTACATTAATTGGAAAACCAAAAAAACAAGTTTACATATACAATTG cGGATCTATTCCATTGgacaaaattaaatataagtctcgaacaaatttaaatgacgattatattatacca gAAATAGAAATGCCGTTGTTGGAAAAAGAAATCGgatttaatgaaaattcaGACATTAACGaattgaagaaaatatacaaaaacaGCAAACGGTTTTAG
- a CDS encoding trimethylguanosine synthase, putative, whose amino-acid sequence MMKIKYKNFNGINKDKKKGKEEMDWLNFLVHPCYYTIFDLEKDDLLNEDIRLNFLYYAENLNIYDKEEILGLYKKNDNIARELSFTKSCELIKKSYKLKIPIIFQNLKNFDLHKNDIIDYLSVNYKLGHNCIVRKEMKKVEKKKCFIIDSEMIYSMTPEYISNKIANNILMSNKINCWKMKENLLNEKENTKYTESMVAKKRVNKLYKCNKNMITIHLDPFSGAGGNCNAMKNVFTIASDINLNRLKQCQHNCKFYNNNIDYILCDFFNIVNHFRENVIDVVFLSIPWGGPSYKKKKKFDLKNKEKNLCVYTCLKESIKLTKNIIIYLPRNVCINDLYFLFKTYKKLCTLKNKDTKINCIENKKMERKNYNFSKKCDMLIELYVNRNRCTYKDICESNLMNYYYYYFNKKKYIYNNKIKYDKVKNLFKINIDQCNNYLKETSEIKNKCISNKKCQNDDICFQINEQIANSNVCNTFRRKNNTLWKWHNTCMVIYFGDISKKLKNKKAINYDYVYYIHNKLGKSITKFINYKLHQDNCMVNEYKYSNRNMSIYRLLYNEKIQNVFDIVKNLEKKLFNSFKRQKKNKNEELKEENNENLKKMKLQAFNITRKNIVILKDRVNKLLYKVISYILQMFYNNVKNLIGFDNFSFFNKIYINLENIQHKFLTRKIYRNTNIKKYVTYIYSHYIDNNSGLNIMINHFNVIIMKIKKELILLFGIYLYDINFLKYYFKYHKINISINNVCKKNMGNIHYIIVRFLFNFLMYICIFLNILNNNIRLQEFINKNIINNGSDSFSNLLKIPIKDFDNIFDINKNNFLFSFQKFLKRIILLSIKIEVLGKSLSMDKTINIFFNFIFKKYDIDYLLNYIRHNNEEGNTNEKWYQLCLFLITINFFTKQFFYNINVTSYLDYFNSLNYFYFNRMRILSRHCKSYSNLFIFNFSSFMEKHFCVQIL is encoded by the coding sequence atgatgaaaattaaGTACAAAAATTTCAatggaataaataaagataaaaaaaaaggaaaagaaGAAATGGATTGGTTGAACTTTTTAGTTCATCCATGTTACTATACAATTTTTGATCTAGAAAAAGatgatttattaaatgagGATATTCGCTtaaactttttatattatgcagaaaatttaaatatttatgataaaGAGGAAATATTAggattatataaaaaaaatgataatatagcAAGAGAATTAAGTTTTACAAAAAGTTGtgaattaattaaaaaaagttataaattaaaaattcctataatttttcaaaatttaaaaaattttgatttacataaaaatgatataattgATTATTTGTCtgtaaattataaattaggACATAATTGTATAGTAAGAaaggaaatgaaaaaagtggaaaaaaaaaaatgttttattattgataGTGAAATGATATACTCTATGACCCCTGAgtatatatcaaataaaattgctaataatatattaatgagtaacaaaataaattgttgGAAAATGAAGGagaatttattaaatgaaaaagaaaatacaaaatatactGAAAGTATGGTAGCTAAAAAAAGAGttaacaaattatataaatgtaataaaaatatgataacaATTCATTTAGATCCATTTTCTGGGGCGGGAGGTAATTGCAACGCCatgaaaaatgtatttaCAATAGCATCcgatataaatttaaatcgTTTAAAACAATGCCAACATAattgtaaattttataataataatatagattatattttgtgtgacttttttaatatagtAAATCATTTTAGAGAAAATGTTATTGatgttgtttttttaagtatCCCTTGGGGGGGTCcttcatataaaaaaaaaaaaaaatttgatttaaaaaataaagaaaaaaatttgtgTGTGTACACATGTTTAAAAGAatcaataaaattaacaaaaaatataattatatatttacctAGAAATGTGTGCATtaatgatttatattttctttttaaaacatataaaaagttatgtactttgaaaaataaagatactaaaataaattgtatAGAGAATAAGAAAATGGAAaggaaaaattataatttttccaaaaaatGTGATATGCTTATTGAGTTGTATGTAAATAGAAATCGATGTACATACAAAGATATTTGTGAGAGTAATttaatgaattattattattattattttaataaaaaaaaatatatatataataacaaaataaaatatgataaagttaaaaatctttttaaaattaatattgatcaatgtaataattatttgaaagAAACTAgcgaaataaaaaataaatgtattagtaataaaaaatgtcaaaatgatgatatatgttttcaaataaatgaaCAGATTGCAAACAGCAATGTTTGTAACACATTTAGaaggaaaaataataccTTATGGAAATGGCATAATACTTGTAtggttatttattttggggatatatcaaaaaaacttaaaaataaaaaagcaATTAACTATGattatgtttattatatccACAATAAATTGGGGAAATCaattacaaaatttataaattacaAATTACATCAGGATAACTGTATGgttaatgaatataaatatagtaaCAGAAATATGTCTATATATAGATTACTGTATAATgagaaaatacaaaatgtTTTTGATATTGTGAAgaatttggaaaaaaaactttttaaCTCTTTTAAgcgacaaaaaaaaaataaaaatgaagaattgaaagaggaaaataatgaaaatttaaagaaaatgaaattacaagcatttaatattactcgaaaaaatatagttatTCTAAAAGATAGAGTAAATAAACTGTTATATAAAGTGATCagttatatattacaaatGTTTTACAacaatgtaaaaaatttaattggttttgataattttagtttttttaataaaatatatattaatttagaaaatattcaacacaaatttttaacaagaaaaatttatagaaatacaaacataaaaaagtatgtaacatatatatattcacatTATATTGATAACAATTCAGGActaaatattatgataaatcATTTCAATgtaattataatgaaaattaaaaaagaacttatacttttatttggaatatatttatatgatataaattttttaaaatattattttaaatatcacaaaataaatatatcaattaataatgtgtgtaaaaaaaatatgggaAACATCCactatattattgttagATTCCTTTTTAACTTTCTTAtgtatatttgtatttttttaaatattttaaataataatatacgATTACAGgaatttattaacaaaaatataataaacaatGGATCTGATagtttttcaaatttattaaaaataccAATAAAagattttgataatatctttgatataaataagaataattttttgtttagtTTTCAAAAATTTCTAAAACGAATTATTTTGCTTTCTATTAAAATTGAAGTTTTGGGGAAATCCCTATCTATGGATAAAactattaatattttttttaattttatatttaaaaaatatgatatagattatttattaaattatattcgTCATAATAATGAAGAGGGTAATACAAATGAGAAGTGGTATCAATTATgtctatttttaattacaattaatttttttacaaaacaatttttttataacataaATGTAACATCATATTTGGattattttaattctttaaattatttttatttcaataGAATGCGCATTTTATCACGCCATTGTAAAAGTTATTCAAActtgtttattttcaattttagtAGCTTTATGGAAAAACATTTTTGTGTGCAAATTTTATAA